From a single Coturnix japonica isolate 7356 chromosome 18, Coturnix japonica 2.1, whole genome shotgun sequence genomic region:
- the GAA gene encoding lysosomal alpha-glucosidase: MALLLALLLRSLPSASSSADSSCSLPPDERFDCGPERLLARADCEARGCCYAPSGSGGSGGPPWCFFPLGYRSYRADNVTATAGGYSARLRRVVPSFLPADVGTLRLDVAMETESRLRFTLRDPARQRYEVPMATPRVSTRAADTLYGVQLLQDPFGIVVFRQPDGQVLLNTSVAPLFFADQFLQISTSLPSRFISGLGERLAPLILDTAWTKVTLWNRDMAPAPQVNLYGSHPFYLVLEDGGSAHGVFLLNSNAMDVLLQPSPALTWRTTGGILDFYIFLGPDPQSVVRQYLDVVGFPFMPPYWALGFHLCRWGYSSTSTTRQAAANMSAGLFPLDVQWNDLDYMDAKRDFTYNKETFRDYPDMVHDFHQRGLHYVMIVDPGISSSGPPGTYRPYDDGLKRGVFIRNATGQPLIGKVWPGPTAFPDFTNPETHEWWHDMVKDFHEQVPFDGMWIDMNEPSNFVEGSQDGCPDSSLEKPPYVPGVFGGRLQAGTICASSQQYLSSHYNLHSLYGLTEAIASHNALLRVRGTRPFIISRSTFAGHGRYAGHWTGDVESSWEQLAHSVPEVLLFNLLGVPLVGADICGFAGDTSEELCVRWTQLGAFYPFMRNHNDHGNRPQEPYAFSLPAQDAMRRALRLRYSLLPYLYTLFHRAHVAGDTVARPLFLEFPKDPNTWIVDRQLLWGAGLLITPVLEQGQTKVSGYFPAGTWYSFTGDSTIHSKGQWILLAAPLDTINVHIRAGHILPLQEPGLNTAESRKKGMMVVVALTPDGFARGELFWDDGESWQSFEKGDCTEILFLAARGAVLSQILRSGGHLDGILVEAVTVLGVPSAPQRVLANGIPVEDFSYRSDTQVLRVSVSLPMWEQFVVTWS, encoded by the exons ATGGCGCTGCTGCTGGCGCTGCTGCTCCGCTCGCTGCCCTCCGCCTCCAGCTCCGCGGACTCCTCCTGCTCGCTGCCCCCGGACGAACGATTCGACTGCGGCCCCGAGCGGCTGCTGGCGCGGGCGGACTGCGAGGCGCGGGGCTGCTGCTACGCTCCGTCCGGCTCGGGCGGCTCGGGCGGGCCTCCCTGGTGCTTCTTTCCCCTCGGCTACCGCAGCTACCGGGCGGACAACGTGACGGCCACGGCCGGCGGATACTCGGCCAGGCTCCGCCGCGTGGTGCCCAGCTTCCTGCCTGCGGACGTGGGCACGTTGCGGCTGGACGTGGCGATGGAGACCGAGAGCCGCCTGCGCTTCACG CTTCGCGATCCGGCACGGCAGCGCTACGAGGTGCCCATGGCCACACCGAGGGTGAGCACCCGAGCGGCCGACACGCTGTACGGggtgcagctcctccaggatCCGTTCGGCATCGTCGTGTTCCGGCAGCCCGATGGGCAGGTCCT GCTCAACACCAGCGTCGCTCCGCTGTTCTTTGCGGACCAGTTCCTGCAGATCTccacctccctgccttcccGTTTCATTTCTGGGCTGGGGGAGCGTCTGGCCCCTCTCATCCTCGACACGGCCTGGACTAAAGTCACGCTCTGGAACCGGGACATGGCACCTGCG ccccaAGTCAACCTCTATGGCTCCCACCCCTTCTACCTGGTGCTGGAGGATGGTGGCTCTGCACATGGTGTCTTCCTGCTGAACAGCAATGCCATGG atgtgctcctgcagcccagccctgccctgacCTGGCGCACAACGGGAGGCATCCTGGACTTCTACATCTTCCTGGGCCCTGACCCCCAGAGCGTGGTGCGGCAGTACCTGGATGTGGTTG GGTTCCCCTTCATGCCCCCATACTGGGCCCTGGGCTTCCACCTGTGCCGCTGGGGTTATTCCTCCACCTCCACCACCCGGCAGGCTGCAGCCAACATGTCAGCTGGGCTCTTCCCTCTG gacGTGCAGTGGAATGACCTGGACTACATGGATGCCAAGAGGGATTTCACCTACAACAAGGAAACCTTCAGAGATTACCCTGACATGGTGCACGACTTCCATCAGCGTGGCCTGCACTACGTCATGATCGTG GATCCTGGCATCAGCAGCTCGGGGCCGCCCGGCACCTACCGGCCCTATGATGATGGACTGAAGCGAGGAGTGTTCATCCGCAATGCCACGGGGCAGCCGCTCATCGGGAAG GTATGGCCAGGCCCCACGGCTTTCCCAGACTTCACCAACCCTGAGACACACGAGTGGTGGCATGACATGGTGAAGGACTTCCACGAGCAGGTGCCCTTTGACGGCATGTGGATT GACATGAACGAACCATCCAACTTTGTGGAGGGCTCCCAGGATGGCTGCCCAGacagcagcctggagaagcCCCCGTATGTGCCAG GTGTGTTTGGGGGCCGTCTGCAGGCAGGCACCATCTGTGCTTCCAGCCAGCAATACCTTTCCTCCCATTACAACCTGCACAGCCTGTATGGGCTGACTGAGGCCATTGCCTCCCACAA TGCACTGCTCAGGGTGCGCGGCACGCGGCCCTTCATCATCTCACGCTCCACGTTTGCGGGACACGGCCGTTATGCAGGGCACTGGACGGGGGATGtggagagcagctgggagcagctggccCACTCCGTGCCag AGGTGCTGCTCTTCAACCTCCTCGGGGTTCCTCTGGTGGGAGCTGACATCTGTGGCTTTGCTGGTGACACATCTGAGGAGCTGTGCGTGCGCTGGACCCAGCTGGGCGCCTTCTACCCCTTCATGAGGAACCACAACGACCACGGGAACCGG CCACAGGAGCCCTACGCCTTCAGTCTGCCTGCACAGGATGCCATGAGGAGAGCCCTCCGCCTCCGCTACTCCCTCCTGCCCTACCTTTACACCCTCTTCCACCGGGCGCACGTGGCTGGGGACACGGTGGCACGGCCACTGTTCCTTGA GTTTCCCAAAGACCCCAACACGTGGATTGTGGACCgccagctgctgtggggtgcaggGCTGCTGATCACACCAGTGCTGGAACAGGGACAGACCAAAGTCAGTGGCTATTTTCCAGCTGGGACGTGGTACAGCTTCACAGGG GACTCAACCATCCACAGCAAAGGGCAGTGGATCCTCTTAGCAGCCCCCCTGGACACCATTAATGTGCACATCCGAGCAGGGCACATCCTACCCCTGCAG GAGCCTGGATTGAACACGGCTGAGTCCCGCAAGAAGGggatgatggtggtggtggccCTGACACCGGATGGCTTTGCCCGTGGAGAGCTGTTCTGGGATGATGgggagagctggcagagctTTGAGAAGGGGGACTGCACTGAGATCCTCTTCCTGGCTGCACGT